In Halorhabdus rudnickae, the following proteins share a genomic window:
- a CDS encoding uracil-xanthine permease family protein, translating to MDETEKADDRDALVEYGIDDRPPLSRSILLGVQHYLTMIGANIAVPLILADLMGMPADVTAKFVGTFFVVSGIATLAQTTVGNRYPIIQGAPFSMLAPAIAIVTTEVTIQGLPSWNAKLLFLQGAIISAALVEVAIGYFGLVGKIREYLSPVVVAPVVALIGLSLFSAGDITSATNNWYLLGLTLLLIVVFSQYLDRVSRVFDLFPILLGIAGAWLVAAVGSATGVIPAGDPAYLDFGELTTETLVYVPYPLQWGMPEFRTSFAIGMFAGVLASIIESFADYHAVARISGVGAPSKRRINHGIGMEGLANVFSGLMGTGGSTSYSENIGAIGLTGVASRFVVQIGAIAMLIVGVIPLFGRVIATIPGPIVGGLYIAMFGQIVAVGLSNLKYVDLDSSRNLFIIGIALFAGMAIPAYIGNVDAAAAEMDAVASGFELFRQGLTDVPFVGSLLGTEVVAQTLYIVGDVQMAVGGMVAFALDNTVPGTREERGLADWAAITESDDQFSSAVERVSERLGGDQPPFSGD from the coding sequence ATGGATGAAACCGAGAAGGCGGACGACCGCGACGCACTCGTGGAGTATGGAATCGACGACCGCCCGCCGCTTTCCCGCTCGATCCTGCTGGGAGTCCAGCACTACTTGACGATGATCGGGGCGAACATCGCCGTCCCGCTCATCCTGGCGGACTTGATGGGGATGCCCGCCGACGTGACCGCGAAGTTCGTCGGCACCTTCTTCGTCGTCAGCGGGATCGCGACGCTGGCACAGACCACGGTCGGTAACCGCTACCCGATCATCCAGGGCGCACCGTTCTCGATGCTGGCGCCCGCGATTGCCATCGTCACCACCGAGGTGACTATCCAGGGGCTCCCCTCCTGGAACGCCAAACTGCTCTTCCTCCAGGGGGCGATCATCAGCGCCGCCCTCGTCGAGGTGGCTATCGGATACTTCGGACTTGTGGGGAAGATCCGGGAGTATCTTTCGCCGGTCGTCGTCGCACCGGTGGTCGCGCTGATCGGTCTGTCGCTGTTCTCGGCCGGCGACATCACCTCGGCGACGAACAACTGGTATCTGCTCGGGCTGACGCTGCTGTTGATCGTCGTCTTCTCGCAATACCTCGATCGGGTCTCCCGCGTGTTCGATCTGTTCCCGATCCTGCTGGGCATCGCCGGTGCGTGGCTCGTCGCCGCGGTCGGATCGGCTACCGGAGTCATTCCCGCGGGCGATCCTGCGTATCTCGACTTCGGCGAACTCACGACCGAGACACTCGTCTACGTCCCCTACCCTCTCCAGTGGGGGATGCCCGAGTTCCGGACCTCCTTCGCGATCGGGATGTTCGCGGGCGTTCTCGCTTCGATCATCGAGTCCTTCGCGGACTACCACGCCGTTGCCCGCATCTCGGGTGTTGGCGCGCCCTCGAAGCGACGCATCAACCACGGCATCGGCATGGAGGGGCTAGCCAACGTCTTCTCCGGATTGATGGGCACCGGCGGCTCGACGTCCTATTCGGAGAATATCGGCGCCATCGGACTGACTGGCGTCGCCTCCCGGTTCGTCGTCCAGATCGGCGCGATCGCGATGCTGATCGTCGGCGTGATTCCACTCTTTGGCCGCGTGATCGCGACCATCCCGGGACCGATCGTCGGCGGACTCTACATCGCTATGTTCGGCCAGATCGTCGCTGTCGGGCTCTCGAATCTGAAGTACGTCGATCTCGACTCCTCGCGGAACCTCTTCATCATCGGGATCGCCCTGTTTGCGGGCATGGCCATCCCGGCCTACATCGGCAACGTTGACGCTGCGGCGGCCGAGATGGACGCTGTCGCGAGCGGATTCGAACTGTTCCGCCAGGGCCTGACGGACGTGCCCTTCGTCGGCTCCCTGCTCGGTACCGAAGTCGTCGCCCAGACGCTGTACATCGTCGGTGACGTTCAGATGGCCGTCGGTGGGATGGTGGCATTCGCCTTGGACAACACCGTGCCGGGTACCCGCGAGGAACGCGGGCTGGCCGACTGGGCGGCGATCACCGAGAGCGACGACCAGTTCTCTTCGGCTGTCGAACGGGTATCAGAGCGCCTGGGGGGCGACCAGCCGCCGTTCTCGGGCGACTGA
- a CDS encoding sugar porter family MFS transporter, whose translation MSTTVESGVLSGDGDRFVYLVSAMAALNGLLFGFDTGIISGAILFINDTFSMSPLVEGIVVSGAMAGAATGAALGGRLADRVGRRRLIMLSAGVFFVGSFLMAVAPTVPVLVAGRLIDGLAIGFASVVGPLYISEIAPPRIRGGLTSMHQLMVTIGILASYFVNYAFSGSGAWRWMLGTGMIPAVILGIGVLKMPESPRWLYSHGKPDRARAVLRRTRQGDIEEELGEIKETVERESGTSLKRLLEPWLRPALVVGIGLAILQQITGINAVMYYAPTILESTGFGSAASILATVGIGVVNVAMTVVAIAYIDRVGRRALLLVGTAGMTVTLAILGVVFYLPGLSGVLSITATICLMLYISFFAIGLGPVFWLLISEIYPLAVRGSAEGVATVTNWLANLAVALSFPILTANIGPSSTFWLFGVFSAVAFVFTYGLVPETKGRTLEAIENDLRENIGVGD comes from the coding sequence ATGTCTACAACTGTTGAAAGTGGCGTATTGAGTGGTGACGGTGATCGGTTCGTCTACCTGGTCTCGGCGATGGCCGCGCTGAACGGGCTGTTGTTCGGCTTCGACACCGGCATCATCTCCGGGGCGATCTTGTTCATCAACGACACCTTCAGTATGTCGCCGCTGGTTGAGGGGATCGTCGTCAGCGGGGCGATGGCGGGTGCCGCGACCGGGGCGGCCCTGGGCGGCCGGCTGGCCGATCGGGTCGGACGGAGACGGCTGATCATGTTGTCGGCCGGGGTGTTCTTCGTCGGGTCGTTCCTGATGGCCGTCGCGCCGACGGTGCCGGTCCTGGTGGCGGGCCGACTAATCGACGGCCTCGCGATCGGCTTCGCGTCGGTCGTCGGGCCGCTGTACATCTCCGAGATCGCCCCGCCGCGGATCCGCGGTGGGCTCACTTCGATGCACCAGCTGATGGTCACCATCGGGATCCTGGCCTCGTACTTCGTGAACTACGCCTTCTCCGGGAGCGGCGCCTGGCGCTGGATGCTCGGGACCGGAATGATCCCCGCTGTGATCCTCGGCATCGGCGTCCTGAAGATGCCCGAGAGCCCGCGGTGGCTCTACAGCCACGGGAAACCCGATCGCGCACGGGCGGTGCTCCGTCGGACGCGACAGGGCGACATCGAAGAAGAACTCGGAGAGATCAAAGAGACCGTCGAGCGCGAGTCCGGGACGAGTCTCAAGAGGCTGCTCGAACCGTGGCTTCGCCCCGCGCTGGTCGTCGGGATCGGGCTGGCGATCCTCCAGCAGATCACCGGCATCAACGCGGTGATGTACTACGCGCCGACGATCCTGGAGTCGACCGGGTTCGGTAGCGCGGCCTCGATCCTCGCGACCGTCGGGATCGGCGTCGTCAACGTGGCGATGACCGTCGTCGCGATCGCCTACATCGACCGCGTCGGCCGACGGGCACTCCTGCTGGTCGGGACCGCCGGCATGACCGTCACGCTCGCGATCCTGGGCGTCGTCTTCTACCTCCCTGGGCTGTCGGGTGTCCTCAGTATCACTGCGACTATCTGTCTCATGCTTTATATTTCCTTTTTCGCCATCGGCCTAGGGCCGGTCTTCTGGCTGCTCATCTCGGAGATCTACCCACTGGCGGTCCGTGGGTCAGCAGAAGGGGTCGCGACGGTCACCAACTGGCTCGCCAACCTCGCCGTCGCACTGTCGTTCCCGATCCTGACGGCGAACATCGGCCCCTCGTCGACGTTCTGGCTGTTCGGCGTCTTCAGCGCGGTCGCGTTCGTGTTCACCTACGGGTTAGTCCCCGAGACGAAAGGACGGACGCTCGAAGCCATCGAGAACGACCTGCGTGAGAACATCGGCGTCGGCGACTGA
- a CDS encoding IclR family transcriptional regulator encodes MNEGNSGPAGNHIEAVQKSFTLVEALAEHHAMGISELGRTVDLPKSTVDVHLRTLEELGYVVRTDDDAYRLSLQFLEHGGRIRKQIDLYHVARPQVDKLSNSVGEVATIGYEERYQRVLLHRTEPIEGLSDNAPVGQINRLHWTALGKALLSQLSAEEIDHVIETFELPQATDRTITDRESLLEEVDRIREQGYAVEDEEHIQGVRSVAVPLDVDDENAAISTVGPKHRVTTDRIETELVEALRETANVIALKYEHY; translated from the coding sequence ATGAACGAGGGGAACTCGGGTCCGGCCGGCAACCACATCGAGGCTGTACAGAAATCGTTCACGCTCGTCGAGGCGTTAGCCGAGCATCATGCAATGGGCATCTCGGAACTGGGACGGACAGTCGATCTGCCCAAGAGCACAGTTGACGTCCATCTTCGAACGCTCGAAGAACTCGGCTACGTTGTCCGGACCGACGACGATGCCTACCGGCTCAGTCTCCAATTTCTCGAACACGGTGGCCGGATCCGCAAGCAGATCGACCTCTATCACGTCGCGCGGCCCCAGGTGGACAAACTCTCGAATTCCGTCGGGGAGGTCGCAACGATCGGCTACGAGGAGCGCTACCAGCGTGTCTTGCTACATCGAACAGAACCCATCGAGGGGTTATCGGACAACGCGCCGGTGGGACAGATCAATCGACTCCACTGGACGGCCCTCGGAAAGGCGCTCCTCTCGCAGTTGTCTGCCGAGGAGATCGACCACGTGATCGAAACGTTCGAGCTCCCACAAGCGACCGATCGGACGATCACTGATCGGGAATCCCTGCTCGAAGAGGTCGACCGGATCCGTGAGCAGGGATACGCCGTCGAAGACGAGGAACACATTCAGGGCGTCCGTTCAGTCGCGGTCCCACTTGATGTCGACGACGAAAACGCAGCGATTTCGACCGTCGGCCCGAAACACCGCGTGACGACCGACCGGATCGAAACCGAACTCGTCGAAGCGTTGCGGGAGACGGCGAACGTCATCGCACTCAAGTACGAACACTATTGA
- the kdgK1 gene encoding bifunctional 2-dehydro-3-deoxygluconokinase/2-dehydro-3-deoxygalactonokinase, protein MPDLVTFGESLLRLGTDPGTLLEETDALDVYVGGAEGNVAVAAQRLGIDATWLSKLPATPLGRRIVSTYRSHGVSPVVMWADDGRVGTYYLERGTQPRDSRVVYDREGAAIRSASPSELSMDPITEAGAFHVTGITPALSETLAETTGALLSAAAEADTTTTFDVNYRSNLWDPSTAGETIERLLVDVDVLFVAERDARAVLDVDSDPDAMARTLAEAHDLDLVVVTLGADGALAFDGSTVHRQDAFATETVDSVGAGDAFVGGFLASWLDGAPVAEALEWGVATAALKRTIEGDLAVVTPEMVADVREANRRGIDR, encoded by the coding sequence ATGCCTGATCTCGTCACGTTCGGCGAATCGTTGCTCCGGCTGGGGACTGATCCGGGTACACTGCTCGAAGAGACCGACGCGCTTGATGTCTATGTCGGCGGCGCGGAGGGGAACGTCGCTGTCGCCGCCCAGCGTCTCGGGATCGACGCGACGTGGCTCTCGAAGCTTCCGGCGACACCGCTTGGGCGGCGCATCGTTTCGACGTACCGGTCCCACGGCGTCTCGCCTGTGGTGATGTGGGCCGACGACGGCCGGGTCGGGACGTACTATCTCGAGCGGGGGACCCAGCCGCGGGACTCACGGGTCGTGTACGATCGGGAGGGGGCAGCGATCAGGAGCGCGTCACCGAGCGAGTTGTCGATGGATCCGATCACCGAAGCCGGGGCCTTTCACGTTACGGGTATTACGCCGGCCTTGTCCGAAACTCTCGCCGAGACGACGGGAGCGTTGCTGTCCGCGGCGGCCGAGGCCGACACGACGACGACCTTCGACGTGAACTACCGGTCGAACCTTTGGGACCCCTCGACGGCTGGCGAGACGATCGAACGGTTGCTCGTGGACGTCGACGTCCTGTTCGTCGCCGAACGGGACGCTCGTGCGGTACTCGACGTCGACAGCGATCCCGACGCGATGGCACGAACCCTCGCCGAGGCGCACGATCTGGACCTCGTCGTCGTGACGCTGGGCGCTGACGGGGCACTCGCGTTCGACGGCTCCACGGTCCACCGGCAAGACGCGTTCGCGACTGAGACCGTCGATTCCGTCGGGGCGGGCGATGCGTTCGTCGGCGGCTTCCTCGCGTCGTGGCTCGATGGCGCGCCGGTGGCAGAGGCGCTGGAATGGGGGGTCGCGACCGCGGCGCTGAAACGGACGATCGAGGGTGATCTCGCCGTCGTCACCCCGGAGATGGTCGCGGACGTACGCGAGGCCAACCGTCGAGGGATTGACCGGTGA
- a CDS encoding mandelate racemase/muconate lactonizing enzyme family protein, translated as MRDLSSGTMGVEVDRGPRDVEITDVQTTMVDGNYPWTLVRVYTDAGVVGTGEAYWGAGVPELIERIKPFVVGENPLDIDRLYEHLIQKMSGEGSIEGVTVTAISGIEIALHDLAGKLLDVPAYQLLGGKYRDDVRVYCDLHTENEADPEACADEAERVVEELGYDAIKFDLDVPSGHEKDRANRHLRDPEIEHKVEIVEAVTERVGDRADVAFDCHWTFTGGSAKRLAAALEPYDIWWLEDPVPPENHDVQREVTRTTATTPIAAGENVYRKHGMRRLLEEQAIDIVAPDVPKVGGMRESRKIADLADLYYVPVAMHNVASPIGTMASAQVGAAIPNALAVEYHSYELGWWSDLVEGSVIEDGSITIPERPGLGLTLDLDAVAEHAVDGETVFDEA; from the coding sequence ATGCGAGACCTCTCCTCGGGAACCATGGGGGTCGAGGTCGACCGCGGCCCGCGGGACGTCGAGATCACGGATGTCCAGACGACGATGGTCGATGGGAACTACCCGTGGACGCTGGTACGGGTGTATACCGATGCCGGAGTCGTCGGTACCGGCGAGGCGTACTGGGGTGCCGGCGTGCCCGAACTGATCGAGCGGATAAAGCCCTTCGTCGTCGGCGAGAACCCGCTGGACATCGACCGCCTCTACGAACACCTCATCCAGAAGATGTCCGGCGAGGGCTCGATCGAGGGCGTCACAGTCACCGCCATCTCGGGTATCGAGATCGCACTGCACGACCTCGCTGGGAAGCTTCTCGACGTCCCTGCCTACCAGTTGCTCGGCGGGAAGTATCGCGACGACGTCCGGGTCTACTGTGACCTCCACACCGAAAACGAGGCCGACCCCGAGGCCTGTGCCGACGAGGCCGAACGCGTCGTCGAAGAACTGGGCTACGACGCGATCAAGTTCGACCTCGACGTCCCCAGCGGCCACGAGAAGGATCGCGCCAACCGTCATCTCCGGGATCCGGAGATCGAGCACAAGGTCGAGATCGTCGAGGCGGTCACCGAGCGTGTCGGAGACCGTGCGGACGTGGCCTTTGACTGTCATTGGACCTTCACGGGTGGGAGCGCCAAGCGCCTGGCGGCGGCCCTCGAACCCTACGACATCTGGTGGCTGGAAGACCCCGTTCCACCGGAGAACCACGACGTCCAGCGGGAGGTCACCCGAACGACGGCGACCACCCCGATCGCCGCCGGCGAGAACGTCTACCGCAAACACGGGATGCGACGCCTCCTCGAAGAGCAGGCCATCGACATCGTCGCACCGGACGTCCCGAAGGTCGGCGGGATGCGCGAGTCACGTAAGATCGCCGACCTCGCCGATCTCTACTACGTGCCCGTAGCGATGCACAACGTCGCCTCGCCGATCGGGACGATGGCTTCAGCCCAGGTCGGGGCGGCCATCCCGAACGCGCTGGCCGTCGAGTACCACTCCTACGAGCTGGGCTGGTGGAGCGACCTCGTCGAGGGATCGGTCATCGAGGACGGGTCGATCACGATCCCCGAGCGGCCGGGTCTCGGACTCACGCTGGATCTCGACGCCGTCGCTGAGCACGCCGTCGACGGCGAGACGGTGTTCGACGAAGCATAG
- a CDS encoding GntP family permease, producing the protein MVVIPLQMTEFVHSPLITFVLGLIAVIALLVWLDLPPFVGLIMSAFFVGIINSVFVADFTASDAAGQVATAFGNGMAGIGIPILMAAIIGKGMLESGAAQRIVRGFQNVLGEENSDIALLGSSSLLAIPVFFDSVFYLMAPLARSMRARLGRDYTLFIVVVGTGAAAAHVFVPPTPGPLAVADQIGSDLGMTIVIGLVTAIPAAAVTGLVYGRWINRRLDIPLRDTMATSTEELQEVADRPTSDLPSVLESVAPIFLAVVLIASATAVDTFQEVAPALEAFQPYTNFLGDKNVALTIAALAAAYTFYRFDDMDRQAWSDELTEALKSGGNIAAITAAGGAFGALLAASGIGNYLADALQGVGIGLIVTAWLIAAIVRIAQGSATAAMLTAAGIMAPLTGQLAVHPAYLVMAIGAGGNICSWFNDSGFWLVSEIGGLTKTETLKTWTVLTTIISVSGLITVLIVSTIFPLA; encoded by the coding sequence ATGGTAGTCATACCATTACAAATGACGGAGTTCGTGCACAGCCCGCTGATTACCTTTGTGTTAGGATTGATTGCGGTCATCGCGTTGCTGGTCTGGCTCGATCTACCCCCGTTCGTGGGGTTGATCATGTCGGCGTTCTTCGTCGGCATCATCAACTCCGTATTCGTCGCGGATTTCACTGCCTCCGATGCGGCCGGCCAAGTCGCGACGGCCTTCGGGAACGGGATGGCGGGGATCGGGATCCCAATCTTGATGGCGGCGATCATCGGCAAGGGGATGCTCGAAAGCGGTGCGGCCCAGCGAATCGTCCGGGGTTTTCAGAACGTGCTCGGCGAGGAAAACTCCGATATTGCGCTGCTTGGGAGCAGCTCGCTGCTCGCGATCCCGGTGTTTTTCGATAGTGTGTTCTACCTCATGGCGCCGCTTGCGCGTTCGATGCGTGCACGTTTGGGTCGTGACTACACGCTCTTCATCGTTGTCGTCGGGACAGGGGCCGCTGCGGCGCACGTATTCGTCCCGCCGACGCCCGGTCCGCTCGCGGTCGCCGATCAGATCGGGAGCGATCTCGGGATGACGATCGTCATCGGGTTGGTTACTGCGATCCCGGCGGCGGCTGTGACCGGTCTCGTTTACGGCCGATGGATCAACCGCCGTCTCGACATCCCGTTGCGGGACACGATGGCAACCTCGACCGAGGAGCTACAGGAAGTCGCAGACCGGCCGACCAGTGACCTTCCGAGCGTACTCGAATCGGTCGCTCCGATCTTTCTGGCCGTCGTGCTTATCGCGTCCGCGACTGCGGTCGACACGTTTCAGGAAGTCGCTCCTGCACTGGAGGCATTCCAACCATACACCAATTTCCTCGGCGACAAGAACGTCGCACTGACGATCGCTGCGCTCGCGGCGGCATACACGTTTTACCGCTTCGACGATATGGATCGCCAGGCGTGGAGTGATGAACTCACCGAGGCGCTGAAAAGTGGTGGGAACATCGCCGCGATCACGGCAGCCGGCGGGGCCTTCGGCGCGCTGCTCGCGGCCTCGGGGATCGGCAACTACCTCGCGGACGCTCTCCAGGGCGTCGGCATTGGACTGATCGTGACGGCGTGGCTGATCGCCGCGATCGTCCGGATCGCACAGGGATCGGCCACTGCCGCGATGCTGACCGCCGCCGGGATCATGGCGCCGCTTACCGGCCAGCTCGCGGTCCACCCTGCGTACCTGGTCATGGCGATCGGTGCCGGCGGAAACATCTGCTCGTGGTTCAACGACTCCGGGTTCTGGCTCGTCAGCGAGATCGGAGGTCTCACCAAGACCGAGACGCTCAAAACCTGGACCGTCCTCACCACGATCATCTCGGTCAGCGGTCTCATAACGGTCTTGATCGTTTCGACGATCTTCCCATTGGCATGA